Proteins encoded together in one Janthinobacterium tructae window:
- a CDS encoding TetR/AcrR family transcriptional regulator, which yields MKVSREQAVLNRERIVDVAARLFREKGYDGIGVADLMKSAGLTHGGFYGHFASKEDLMIEACQHALNKSLEGWRAKVASDPQRALPAIIKNYLTTRHRDQPGSGCPATAMGVDAARMSPGARPAFTQATQQQFALLQDLLPDGAPEARRQQAIATFAAMVGAMVLARSVDEEALSAEILDAVKAQLLQE from the coding sequence ATGAAAGTGAGCAGGGAACAGGCAGTGCTGAACCGCGAGCGCATCGTGGACGTGGCGGCCAGATTGTTCCGCGAAAAAGGCTACGACGGCATCGGCGTGGCCGACCTGATGAAGAGCGCGGGTCTCACGCATGGCGGCTTCTATGGCCATTTCGCGTCCAAGGAAGACTTGATGATCGAAGCGTGCCAGCATGCCTTGAACAAGTCGCTGGAAGGCTGGCGGGCGAAGGTCGCCAGCGACCCGCAGCGGGCGCTGCCGGCCATTATCAAGAACTATCTGACCACCAGGCATCGCGACCAGCCGGGCAGTGGCTGTCCGGCGACGGCCATGGGCGTCGATGCGGCGCGCATGTCGCCCGGCGCGCGTCCCGCGTTTACGCAAGCCACCCAGCAGCAGTTCGCCTTGCTGCAAGATTTGCTGCCCGACGGCGCACCGGAAGCACGGCGCCAGCAGGCGATCGCCACGTTTGCGGCCATGGTGGGCGCCATGGTGCTGGCCCGTTCCGTCGATGAAGAGGCCCTGTCGGCGGAAATCCTCGACGCCGTGAAGGCACAATTGCTGCAAGAGTAA
- a CDS encoding SDR family oxidoreductase — MNENKDQSAGHLQRTIQQEQDQDDKLHDAAKAGKESKQPVQTGHRSQPVPPLPAQHLTKPGSEAQMSLKPRFLAPDYCGSGKLAGMVAIITGGDSGIGRAVAVLYAREGADVVIIYLNEHADASETKRYVEAEGQSCLLIPGDVREQGFCQQAVNQVLERFTHIDILVNNAAFQEHAESLLDLSEERFDLTMKTNVYGYFHMAKAVLPHLQRGASIINTGSVTGLHGSRHLLDYSTTKGAIHAFTMALAGNLLDKGIRVNAIAPGPVWTPLNPADKSPEDIAKFGADTDMRRPAQPEELSPAYVFLASPACSSYITGIILPVTGSVGN; from the coding sequence ATGAACGAGAACAAGGACCAGTCCGCCGGTCACTTGCAGCGCACGATACAGCAGGAGCAGGATCAGGACGACAAGCTGCACGATGCCGCCAAAGCCGGCAAGGAAAGCAAGCAGCCCGTGCAGACGGGCCACCGCAGCCAGCCTGTCCCGCCCCTGCCCGCCCAGCACCTGACCAAGCCCGGCAGCGAAGCGCAGATGTCGTTGAAACCCCGCTTCCTGGCGCCCGATTACTGCGGCAGCGGCAAGCTGGCCGGCATGGTGGCCATCATCACGGGCGGCGATTCGGGCATCGGCCGCGCCGTGGCCGTGCTGTATGCGCGCGAAGGGGCCGATGTCGTCATCATTTACCTGAACGAGCACGCAGACGCCAGCGAAACGAAGCGCTATGTGGAAGCGGAAGGCCAGAGCTGCCTGTTGATACCCGGCGACGTGCGCGAGCAGGGCTTTTGCCAGCAAGCCGTCAACCAGGTGCTGGAAAGGTTCACGCACATCGACATACTGGTCAACAACGCCGCCTTCCAGGAACACGCGGAGTCCTTGCTGGACCTGAGCGAGGAACGCTTCGACCTCACCATGAAAACCAATGTCTACGGTTACTTTCACATGGCCAAGGCCGTGTTGCCCCATTTGCAGCGCGGTGCATCCATCATCAACACGGGGTCTGTGACGGGTTTGCACGGTTCCAGGCACTTGCTCGATTATTCCACCACCAAGGGCGCCATCCATGCGTTCACCATGGCGCTGGCCGGCAATCTGCTCGACAAGGGCATCCGCGTCAACGCCATCGCACCGGGGCCCGTCTGGACGCCGCTCAACCCGGCCGACAAGTCGCCCGAGGACATCGCGAAATTCGGCGCCGACACGGACATGCGCCGCCCGGCCCAGCCCGAGGAACTATCGCCCGCCTACGTCTTCCTGGCCTCGCCCGCCTGTTCCAGCTACATCACGGGCATCATCCTGCCCGTCACCGGCAGCGTGGGGAACTAG
- a CDS encoding Ku protein, with the protein MARALWRGAISFGLVHIPVELISASLDHELDLSMLDRRDFAPIGYKRYNKRTGKEVEWDDIIKGYEYKADEYVVLSEEDLKQANVKATQTIAIDTFVDAVEVPLTFYAHPYYLLPAKGGEKVYALLRETLRKVDKVAIASIVMRTKQHLCALVCVGDAIVLNTLRYADELRPTEDLDLPGSTLKAAGITDKELKMALSLVEGMSETWHPGQYHDSYREDVLALVKKKIKAKQTKTITAPAPEPQEEHGSNVIDLVALLQQSLGKKAPAVPARKRAASSTSRNPPPARRKTA; encoded by the coding sequence ATGGCGCGCGCACTATGGAGAGGCGCCATCAGCTTTGGCCTCGTGCACATCCCCGTCGAGCTGATTTCAGCCAGCCTCGACCATGAATTGGACCTGTCCATGCTGGACCGGCGCGACTTCGCGCCCATCGGCTACAAGCGCTACAACAAGCGCACGGGCAAGGAAGTCGAGTGGGACGACATCATCAAGGGCTATGAATACAAGGCGGATGAGTACGTGGTGCTGTCCGAAGAAGACTTGAAACAGGCGAATGTGAAGGCCACGCAAACCATCGCCATCGACACCTTTGTCGATGCGGTCGAGGTGCCGCTGACCTTTTATGCACACCCGTATTACCTGCTGCCCGCCAAGGGCGGCGAGAAAGTCTATGCGCTGCTGCGCGAAACCTTGCGCAAGGTCGATAAAGTGGCTATCGCCAGCATAGTCATGCGCACCAAGCAGCATTTGTGCGCGCTCGTCTGCGTCGGCGACGCCATCGTGCTCAACACCCTGCGCTACGCCGATGAGCTGCGCCCCACGGAGGACCTGGACTTGCCCGGCAGTACCCTGAAGGCGGCGGGCATTACCGACAAGGAACTCAAGATGGCCCTGTCGCTGGTGGAAGGCATGAGCGAAACGTGGCACCCCGGGCAATACCACGACAGCTACCGCGAGGACGTGCTGGCGCTGGTCAAGAAGAAAATCAAGGCGAAACAGACCAAGACCATCACCGCGCCCGCGCCGGAACCGCAAGAAGAGCACGGCAGCAACGTGATCGACCTGGTCGCCCTGCTGCAGCAAAGTCTGGGCAAGAAGGCGCCCGCCGTGCCCGCCCGCAAGCGCGCGGCCTCGTCCACCTCCCGGAATCCGCCGCCAGCCAGACGCAAGACGGCCTGA